The genome window gtgaTAGTCAATCAATGTAACATAGTGCATCTCTAGATCAAAATCGCATCAAAGGTCCATCATACAACTAGCGCGGCCCCATCGGCCCCCCCGTGTCAATGCTCAGGCTTGGCACGCTTTTGCGCGGACCCATGGGCCTTCTAGGCCCTGCTGGCGGAGTTGGCCGCTGTGGCGCACCaatgtcgccgtcgccgtcgctctCGTGACCGGAATAGATTTCTTCcggctcggcgacgagggccgCACGTTCCTCGCGTTCCGTCGCTTCGTCACCCCGGATATGCGGGTAATCTCTGACCCCGCGGTGTGGTCCCCCACGCACCTGGTCGTCGGTGGGACTGGTGCCCGTCATGCCCTTTAGTAGCTGGGAGAATGACGTCTTGCGCTCAGCCTGGTGGTGGATTGGGGAGAGGTATCCTTCGGCATAAGGGTCCACATACGGGTCCCGCTTCTCTGTCGTCGATACGACTCCCTCCTGCACGATCGGGAGGGAGAACGCCGAGCCAGAACTGGACGCCGTGATACCGCTCGACTGGCGGGTCGAGTGGAACGCGTCGCTGTGTCCCGTCCCCCTTTGCCCGCCTTCCGTGTATGCGTACTGGTGCACCGTGTCCTCTGCGCCAAACTTGAGTGTGCTCGTTCGTCCCGTGGTTTGCGGAGACATGGCGATCTCCTCATCTGGCATCGGGTTATCGCTGAGCTGGTAGCGCGGCAGATGGGCCAGTCCGGCAGTGTTATGTCGAGGTGCACCGAAGCCGCCCGCCGACGCGTTGCTCATCCGCCTACTGACGGAACGGGCGCGGATGATACTTCCCACTGCCCCGAAGCCACCACGTAACGCGTCCATCCCCGGCTCCTCCATTGCTCGCAcgtcgcccttctcctcggcctcggtgccGTGTTTCGAGGCTGCGAGGAGCATTGTCGTTCGCCGATCCAGACCGCTCAGCTGCTTAGGATCCACCTTTGACATTTGGAGGAGCGTGATCCCGAAACACGTCACCAGGAACGCGAGGACCATTGTCACGAGGTCCAGAGCTGGTGCCTTGAGACCTTTGTAGAGGATGAACGAGGTGACCATTGTCGCGCTGGTAAAGTAACAGAAGTAGACGGGCACGACCATGGACGTGTTGAACAGTTCGAGTGCCTTATTTAGGTAATTGattctgctgtcagctcatgCCCATGCGGGGGAGCTTACTCAATCAGTAGCGTGATGACCacgaagaagaggaggaacCAGAAGAACCAGTTCTTGACCTGGTTGTCACCTTGGATCGAGGTGATGATGGCCGAGCCGAGGCCCTGCGTGCACGAGACGGAGATGCCGCCAATGAGCGAGCATACCGAGATGTAGGGCATCATGTTCGTTTTGCcccagcgcggcgcgacgtAGAACACGACTACGAGAGAGGCGGCAATACACAGGCCGGCCCATACGAGGAACCCTGGCGAGATGAACAAATGCTTGAACTCGTTGATTGTGCGTAC of Cutaneotrichosporon cavernicola HIS019 DNA, chromosome: 4 contains these proteins:
- a CDS encoding uncharacterized protein (Magnesium transporter NIPA), translated to MEAMKAAAWLAARADPTASPTESAAAASSSGHGLNVGSNPSFKIIGVCLAVGSGLFIGSSFVVKKKGLIKSTAKAGNEVGEGHAYLKSPLWWTGMTMMVIGEILNFVAYAFTVAILVTPLGSVSVVVAAVLSHFFLKETLTFFGWIGCILCILGSIILALNAPQEQSVRTINEFKHLFISPGFLVWAGLCIAASLVVVFYVAPRWGKTNMMPYISVCSLIGGISVSCTQGLGSAIITSIQGDNQVKNWFFWFLLFFVVITLLIEINYLNKALELFNTSMVVPVYFCYFTSATMVTSFILYKGLKAPALDLVTMVLAFLVTCFGITLLQMSKVDPKQLSGLDRRTTMLLAASKHGTEAEEKGDVRAMEEPGMDALRGGFGAVGSIIRARSVSRRMSNASAGGFGAPRHNTAGLAHLPRYQLSDNPMPDEEIAMSPQTTGRTSTLKFGAEDTVHQYAYTEGGQRGTGHSDAFHSTRQSSGITASSSGSAFSLPIVQEGVVSTTEKRDPYVDPYAEGYLSPIHHQAERKTSFSQLLKGMTGTSPTDDQVRGGPHRGVRDYPHIRGDEATEREERAALVAEPEEIYSGHESDGDGDIGAPQRPTPPAGPRRPMGPRKSVPSLSIDTGGPMGPR